TTAAAAATATCAGCAAATGACGGAGCAATCACAACCTTGAATCCGTAATCCAGTAAAGCCCATGGCGCGTGCTCCCTGGAAGAACCGCACCCAAAATTCTCATTCGCTGCTAAAATGGATGCACCTTCGTTATCTGGATGATTGAGTTCGAATTGTTCATTAAGCTCTCCGTTTGAATGATAGCGCCAGTCATAGAACAGGTACTGGCCAAAACCCGTTTTTTCGACTTTCTTTAGGAATTGCTTTGGAATGATTTGATCCGTGTCCACATTAGTCCTGTCCATTGCAGCGACTTTTCCCTTTAGTTCTGTAAATCCGGACATTTCAGGCTCCTTTCATGGCAAAATATATTTTTCTAATACTAATTCAGTAATTTAGTAGTAAAATGACCCGAAAGATACCGTTTCGGGTCTGTTTTACCGCCTAAATTTCTTGCTGGAAAAATTATTCTCTTATTCAATCAAGATAATTGCACGAAATAATCCGTTATTTGCACGCTTAAGGCTATTAATTGCACGAATATCTACATTAATTGCACCATCCATCGTATTAATTGCACAATTAGCCTAAATCTGGAAAAATCACTAAACCGTCATGCCGGCCATTGACCTGACATCGACAAAATGTCCATGAAGAGCGGCAGCTGCAGCCATTGCCGGGCTGACTAAGTGGGTTCGTGCTCCGGCACCCTGTCTGCCTTCAAAATTGCGGTTTGAAGTGGATGCACAATGCTCGCCAGCTGGTACAATGTCAGCGTTCATGCTCAGGCACATGCTGCAGCCGGATTCGCGCCATTCAAATCCTGCTTCAATAAAAACCTGGGCAATGCCTTCTGCTTCTGCCTCCTTCTTTACCTGCTGGGAACCAGGTACCACTATCGCATTGACTCCAGGGGCAACCTTTTTCCCTTTAACCACCTCTGCTGCTGCCCTGAGATCCTCTATTCTTGAATTCGTGCAGGAACCGATAAAGACTTTGGTAACATTTATATCTGTAATCAACTGACCCTCCGTCAGCCCCATATATTCAAACGCTCTTTGTACGGACTTTCTTTCTGCCTCACTTGCACATTCAGCCAGGTAAGGCACTCTGTCGTTCACCGGCGCAGTCATTGATGGGTTGGTACCCCAGCTGACCATCGGCCCAATGGAATCGCCATCCACAGTGATGGTATGGTCATACTCAGCGTCATCATCAGAGCTGAGCTGCTGCCATTCAAGAATCTTATCGAGAAAGTCGTCTCCCTGCTCAACATATTTCCTTCCATTTAAATAGGCGAAGGTTTTGTCATCAGGGGCGACGAGTGAAGCCTTGGCTCCACCTTCAATCGACATATTGCAGATGGTCATCCTTTCTTCCATCGACATCTTCCTGATGGCCTCGCCGCAGAATTCAATGACATAACCAGTACCGAAATTGACTCCGTACTTACTGATAATATATAAAATAAGATCCTTGGCGCTTACCCCCGGTGCAAGCGAGCCGGTAACCTCAACTTTCAGTGTCATCGGCTTCGTCTGCCAGAGCGTTTGAGTAGCCAGCACATGCTCAACCTCACTCGTACCAATTCCGAATGCCAGGGCTCCGAACGCTCCATGCGTCGAAGTGTGGCTGTCCCCGCATACAATCGTCTTTCCAGGCTGAGTCAGCCCCAGTTCTGGCCCGATGACATGGACAATGCCCTGTTCAGGACTGTCAAGGTCGGCCAGGGTAATGCCGAATTCAAGGCAATTATTCCTTAAAGTATCCATCTGGGTTTTGGCAACAGGGTCATTGATCTCAAGACGGTTGACGGTCGGTACATTGTGGTCCATGGTCGCAAACGTCAAATCCGGCCGTCGAACAGACCTATTTTTCAGCCTCAGCCCCGAAAAAGCCTGCGGGGAGGTTACCTCATGAACAAGATGAAGGTCGATATACATCAGGTCTGGTTTTCCTTCTTCCCGGCGCACTACATGCTTCTCCCAAATTTTTTCGATGATCGTTTTCCCCAATAATACCCTCCCCTTTTTAAATGCATTTTTATTTAAAAGTATTGCCTGCTATATAGCATCGCTGTTTCCAGTGAGATTTTTTCATCATGCGTAAGCACTCATGATATTCAGAATCGCTTCATTGTCCAGCAGTGCGGCTTTGATTTCTTCGACCATTCCTTCAGTTGTTAAAAATGGTGTGCCAAATACGGCAATGTCACGGGTTCTGCTGCCAGCGTCCAGCACCTGCTGTACCGCATTCTCGATTGCTTCGGCTTCTTCTTCAAGACCGAAGGACAGCCGGAGCATCATCGCAGCTGACAGGATCATCGCGATTGGATTAGCGGCATTCATACCGGCGATATCCGGTGCAGAACCATGGATTGGCTCATACAGATATGGTCCTGTAAGCGAAACGCTGGCAGATGGCAGCATGCCTAGCGAGCCGGTCAGTACGGATGCTTCATCGCTTAAAATATCACCAAACATATTCTCTGTGACCAGCACATCGAACTGGCGCGGATTCTTGATTAGCTGCATCGCGGCATTATCGACGAGCATATGCTCAAGCTGGACAGCTGGAAAATCCTTTGCCACTTCTTCAGCTGTTTCGCGCCACATTCGGCTCGATTCCAGAACATTTGCTTTATCCAC
The window above is part of the Mesobacillus jeotgali genome. Proteins encoded here:
- the leuD gene encoding 3-isopropylmalate dehydratase small subunit — protein: MSGFTELKGKVAAMDRTNVDTDQIIPKQFLKKVEKTGFGQYLFYDWRYHSNGELNEQFELNHPDNEGASILAANENFGCGSSREHAPWALLDYGFKVVIAPSFADIFKQNCLKNGILPIELPLEEVSYLLDKASGQEYELNVSLEQKRVYDNQGFEANFDISPYWYNMLLNGWDEIELTLQLEDSIREYEKKHIEKVI
- the leuC gene encoding 3-isopropylmalate dehydratase large subunit; translated protein: MGKTIIEKIWEKHVVRREEGKPDLMYIDLHLVHEVTSPQAFSGLRLKNRSVRRPDLTFATMDHNVPTVNRLEINDPVAKTQMDTLRNNCLEFGITLADLDSPEQGIVHVIGPELGLTQPGKTIVCGDSHTSTHGAFGALAFGIGTSEVEHVLATQTLWQTKPMTLKVEVTGSLAPGVSAKDLILYIISKYGVNFGTGYVIEFCGEAIRKMSMEERMTICNMSIEGGAKASLVAPDDKTFAYLNGRKYVEQGDDFLDKILEWQQLSSDDDAEYDHTITVDGDSIGPMVSWGTNPSMTAPVNDRVPYLAECASEAERKSVQRAFEYMGLTEGQLITDINVTKVFIGSCTNSRIEDLRAAAEVVKGKKVAPGVNAIVVPGSQQVKKEAEAEGIAQVFIEAGFEWRESGCSMCLSMNADIVPAGEHCASTSNRNFEGRQGAGARTHLVSPAMAAAAALHGHFVDVRSMAGMTV